A genomic region of bacterium contains the following coding sequences:
- a CDS encoding N-acetylmuramoyl-L-alanine amidase — translation MKRRVAELLYRLMLSVFLLISLCLCTGVSAKNQFVIKQVVPDTAGKLIIVAGTGSQDIAFKTTKLSNPDRLVVDVDNAMLLGTKKSIKLNNEKIKDLRIAQFSSEPDRVRLVLTTDSPDMLKTIKVSKSKNTILFDLNEITPANISDSPLYKDRDAAESFDKTIQEAPENYTLPINLDISKISKSKDSTAQEKEILIKSLQDKIDHNVVLKKVKHFGNRVIISGTGILSITEPMLLEGSSETGVKTENRALPSSKISANLKRIAFDIPDSVVTSDEILQPISLKNGDFIRIGQFDNNTVRVVIETKNPDAYKTIISPDMQSLLIAPENEVSFLEFPDSDSFGEIQDLKVIKQDKKTTKIVITSARPLIHNLKHYNSPEMLAINLYNLRQPKKEIVFALPKTGQFHGVSFDDIDRYPNGSRWLFPLNRTTKVESKLSLDGRVLEITLKDIIPVSTWKATSKREIVLDAGHGGQEPGAMRAGIYEKNITIDVVQRVKSDLQQAGINVVMTREGDETVSLKQRTIITNTEIPDAFVSIHINSSESPSARGLETYYYTPQSKELAQIVHSKLVSSINSPDRGIKTARFYVIRNTEVPAILAEIGYISNDAERCSLLTDERKDETARAIADGILNYLKSKN, via the coding sequence ATGAAGAGAAGAGTAGCAGAGCTTTTATATAGATTAATGCTTTCTGTTTTTTTGCTTATAAGCCTTTGTCTTTGTACCGGTGTGAGCGCAAAAAATCAATTTGTTATTAAACAAGTAGTTCCTGATACGGCAGGAAAGCTAATAATAGTTGCAGGAACAGGAAGTCAGGATATTGCCTTTAAAACAACAAAGCTTTCAAATCCTGATAGGCTTGTTGTAGATGTTGATAATGCAATGCTTCTAGGCACAAAAAAAAGTATAAAATTAAACAATGAAAAAATTAAAGATTTAAGAATTGCTCAATTTTCTTCTGAACCTGATCGGGTGAGACTGGTTTTAACTACTGATTCGCCTGATATGTTAAAGACAATTAAAGTAAGTAAAAGCAAAAATACTATTTTGTTTGACTTAAATGAAATAACACCCGCGAATATTTCCGATAGTCCTCTGTATAAAGATAGAGATGCTGCTGAATCTTTTGATAAAACGATTCAGGAAGCTCCGGAAAATTATACATTACCCATAAACCTTGATATAAGCAAAATTAGCAAATCAAAAGATTCTACAGCGCAGGAAAAAGAAATTCTCATAAAAAGTTTGCAGGATAAAATCGACCATAATGTTGTTTTGAAAAAAGTTAAGCATTTTGGTAATCGTGTAATTATTTCAGGCACGGGTATTTTGTCCATAACAGAGCCTATGCTGCTTGAAGGTTCAAGTGAAACGGGCGTGAAAACAGAAAACAGGGCTTTGCCATCAAGCAAAATAAGCGCAAACTTAAAAAGAATCGCTTTTGATATACCGGACAGCGTTGTAACTTCCGATGAAATACTTCAGCCTATAAGTCTTAAAAACGGTGATTTCATAAGGATAGGTCAATTTGACAATAATACGGTCAGAGTTGTCATCGAAACAAAAAATCCTGATGCTTATAAGACAATAATTTCTCCTGATATGCAGTCTCTTTTAATTGCTCCCGAAAACGAAGTTAGTTTTCTGGAATTCCCTGACAGTGACTCGTTCGGAGAAATTCAGGATTTGAAAGTTATTAAACAGGACAAAAAAACAACAAAAATCGTTATTACTTCTGCAAGACCGCTAATTCATAATTTAAAACATTATAATTCCCCTGAAATGTTGGCTATTAACCTCTATAACCTTAGACAGCCTAAAAAAGAAATCGTTTTTGCCCTTCCGAAGACAGGGCAGTTTCATGGAGTCAGTTTTGACGATATTGACAGATATCCTAACGGTTCAAGATGGCTCTTTCCTTTAAACAGAACTACAAAAGTAGAGTCAAAACTTAGTCTTGACGGAAGAGTCCTTGAAATTACGCTTAAAGATATTATTCCTGTCTCAACTTGGAAAGCAACTTCTAAAAGGGAAATTGTTCTTGATGCAGGGCATGGCGGTCAGGAACCCGGTGCAATGCGGGCAGGTATTTATGAAAAAAATATTACTATTGATGTAGTTCAAAGAGTAAAATCAGATCTTCAACAGGCAGGAATTAATGTAGTTATGACAAGAGAAGGTGATGAAACTGTTTCTCTAAAACAAAGGACAATTATTACAAATACGGAAATCCCTGATGCTTTCGTAAGTATACATATAAATTCTTCAGAAAGCCCTTCGGCAAGAGGTCTTGAAACTTATTATTATACTCCGCAAAGCAAAGAACTGGCTCAAATTGTTCATTCAAAACTTGTAAGTAGTATTAATTCTCCAGACAGAGGAATTAAAACCGCAAGGTTCTATGTTATCAGAAATACAGAAGTACCTGCTATATTAGCAGAAATCGGATACATCTCAAATGATGCTGAGCGCTGTTCATTACTTACTGATGAAAGAAAAGATGAGACAGCACGTGCAATTGCTGATGGGATTTTGAATTATTTAAAATCTAAAAATTAA